In Cyanobacteria bacterium GSL.Bin1, the following are encoded in one genomic region:
- a CDS encoding response regulator has protein sequence MKLPQLSFTTRIANYFLLLALITVAIVGGVAYFRAREALEQAAFDRLNVAATLKENEIRRWFEDRQRDFLQTTQMPDVQDNLAILLNSQSEAEKQQAYKVLERYLVRVNEIKPSLSEIFILDRSNKIVFSTNKEREGDYEILANITYVEEVEEGASFAPIFYVSPITRKPAITLAKPLENRQGMILVDLNLERIDSIVRERTGLGESSESYLVGSLISKNSFIAGKSRSVKDLPNDIDSPGINAAMSGLSGYGLYRNYANNSVLGVYSWLNEQDIALLVEVTQDEAFAPARELASAIVLVGLISVGGLLIGVNWLALQLSTSRQQLEKSSQQLQLKAQEAEAANLAKSSFLANISHELRTPLNAILGFSQLMSRDDTITNSQKESLDIINRSGEHLLNLINDVLEMSKIEAGKIALNNEAFDLHRLLQTIQEMFQIKAESKGLWFKFVLADNLPQDIISDPRKLRQLLINLLSNAVKFTQTGGVTLKSFTGKSDRLLKDKVKLCFEVADTGQGIALEELDKLFDPFVQTKSGIQSEGGTGLGLAISRQFAELMGGSIQAYSVLGEGSTFAFNIQVELTESSQSKVLPAPQVIRHLAPGQPKYRLAIVDDRDTNRLALLKLLQSVGFEPRTANNGVEAIALWHEWQPDLIWMDMRMPVMNGYEATRTIKSHPQGKKTVIIALTASAFEEQREQAVRASCDDFVPKPFSEQTIFDKLSQYLGVTFIYESEVKHPANKAAKASNTLTFCDLKSLPPELVAELNQAAIAVDGEKIRQLIARVPMSQQHIIRAIEEMLNNYDFDGIINSTEK, from the coding sequence ATGAAATTACCGCAGTTATCCTTCACCACGAGGATCGCCAACTACTTTTTACTATTGGCACTAATAACTGTAGCTATTGTTGGTGGAGTCGCTTATTTCCGTGCCAGGGAAGCCTTGGAACAGGCAGCATTCGATCGCCTAAACGTAGCTGCCACTTTGAAGGAAAATGAAATTAGGCGGTGGTTTGAAGATCGGCAAAGGGATTTTTTACAAACTACCCAGATGCCAGACGTGCAGGATAATTTGGCTATCTTACTTAATTCTCAGTCTGAAGCAGAAAAGCAACAGGCATACAAAGTATTAGAGAGATATTTAGTTCGAGTCAATGAGATTAAGCCCAGTCTCTCGGAAATATTTATCTTAGATCGCAGTAATAAAATTGTGTTTTCGACGAATAAAGAGCGAGAAGGAGATTATGAAATCTTAGCCAATATTACCTATGTTGAAGAGGTGGAAGAGGGGGCTAGTTTTGCACCGATATTTTATGTATCTCCCATTACTAGAAAACCCGCAATTACTTTGGCAAAGCCTTTAGAAAATCGTCAAGGAATGATTTTAGTAGATCTGAATCTCGAACGTATAGATAGCATTGTCAGAGAGAGAACAGGCTTGGGAGAGAGTAGTGAAAGTTATTTGGTAGGCTCATTAATTAGTAAGAATAGCTTTATTGCAGGAAAATCTAGATCGGTCAAAGATTTACCAAATGATATTGATAGCCCAGGCATTAATGCAGCTATGAGTGGCTTGAGTGGTTATGGACTTTATCGCAACTATGCAAACAATTCAGTATTAGGAGTTTACAGTTGGCTCAACGAACAGGATATTGCTTTGCTAGTCGAAGTCACCCAGGATGAGGCTTTCGCTCCTGCCCGTGAATTAGCTAGTGCGATCGTTTTAGTAGGCTTGATTTCTGTAGGAGGATTATTAATTGGGGTGAATTGGTTGGCATTACAACTATCTACTTCCCGCCAACAGTTAGAAAAATCCAGTCAACAGTTACAGCTAAAGGCTCAAGAAGCGGAAGCTGCCAACCTAGCTAAAAGCTCATTCTTAGCTAATATCAGCCACGAGTTACGCACGCCTTTGAATGCAATCTTGGGTTTCTCCCAGCTAATGTCGCGGGATGACACTATTACAAATAGTCAAAAAGAGTCATTAGATATTATTAATCGCAGTGGCGAACATTTGCTGAATCTGATTAACGATGTGCTGGAGATGTCAAAGATTGAAGCAGGGAAGATCGCCCTAAATAATGAAGCTTTCGATCTGCATCGATTGTTGCAAACAATTCAAGAAATGTTCCAAATTAAAGCCGAATCTAAAGGGTTGTGGTTTAAATTCGTACTGGCAGATAATTTACCGCAGGATATTATCAGCGATCCTCGCAAGCTGCGTCAGTTGTTAATTAATCTGTTAAGTAATGCGGTCAAGTTTACTCAGACTGGAGGTGTAACTCTAAAGTCATTTACTGGAAAAAGCGATCGCTTGTTGAAAGACAAAGTTAAGCTGTGCTTTGAAGTAGCCGACACGGGACAAGGTATTGCCTTAGAAGAATTAGACAAGTTATTCGATCCTTTTGTTCAAACTAAAAGTGGAATTCAATCCGAAGGTGGTACGGGATTGGGATTGGCTATTAGTCGTCAGTTTGCCGAATTGATGGGTGGTTCAATTCAAGCCTATAGTGTTTTAGGAGAGGGTTCGACTTTTGCTTTTAATATCCAGGTAGAATTAACAGAGTCTTCTCAGAGCAAAGTTTTACCTGCACCTCAAGTAATCAGACACCTTGCACCAGGACAACCTAAATATCGTCTTGCCATAGTAGACGATCGCGACACAAATCGTTTGGCTTTACTGAAATTACTACAGTCAGTTGGTTTTGAACCTCGCACTGCTAATAATGGAGTAGAAGCGATCGCTTTGTGGCATGAGTGGCAACCTGACTTAATTTGGATGGATATGAGAATGCCCGTCATGAATGGCTATGAAGCAACCCGAACCATTAAAAGTCATCCTCAAGGCAAAAAAACAGTTATTATCGCTTTAACTGCCTCCGCATTTGAAGAACAAAGAGAACAAGCTGTTCGGGCTAGTTGTGATGATTTTGTGCCTAAGCCTTTTTCCGAACAAACTATTTTTGATAAGTTAAGCCAATATCTAGGGGTAACTTTTATCTACGAATCAGAAGTTAAACATCCTGCTAATAAAGCTGCTAAAGCTTCCAATACTCTTACTTTTTGCGATTTAAAATCTTTGCCTCCAGAATTAGTCGCCGAACTAAATCAAGCTGCGATCGCAGTAGATGGCGAAAAAATACGGCAGTTGATCGCTCGAGTTCCTATGTCTCAACAGCATATTATTCGAGCAATTGAGGAAATGCTAAATAACTATGATTTTGACGGCATTATCAATTCAACAGAAAAATAG
- a CDS encoding extracellular solute-binding protein: MTKKLLSYFALAMTTIMLVVACNSDTQLQNDEVVMRSLVDPNVLQIWWDKGYSPEEDEALQKLIKGWSQKTGNKVQVNFYTLDKRSEKPQRYLQSGIAPDIFMSFKAESTLNASLAWEGKLTDVSDLIEPVKEFYDPGALETAYYYNNVSKKWSYYAVPVHRAALHVYYWKDLLEKTGRTAADIPQDWDDFWQFWIDVGKDLNTKHQQNIFPLGLPMSVEAGDTYQAFEHILEAYNVKLLDENGNLLVNDPQVRQGIIQCLDWYTQFYLQGYIPKDAVDWNNAANNHQILNREILTTTNASLSIPAALRQDIDAYRDRLGIVELPNKPNGEPMNHIFLVEQAVIFDDAAHPKLAKEFLAYLIQPEVMNTFLKESGRHSPAHSSIIQDPYWTNPEDPHTSTVTKTLTKSKIKSIYPTNSPAYSVVLKENIWGQSLEKIVLEGMTPTQAADRATARIAEIFEEWK; the protein is encoded by the coding sequence ATGACCAAAAAACTTTTAAGTTATTTTGCTCTAGCGATGACTACCATTATGCTAGTTGTTGCCTGTAACTCCGATACTCAATTACAAAATGATGAGGTGGTAATGCGATCGCTAGTCGATCCTAATGTGCTTCAAATTTGGTGGGATAAAGGCTATAGTCCAGAAGAAGATGAAGCTTTGCAAAAGCTCATCAAAGGGTGGTCACAAAAAACTGGTAACAAGGTACAAGTTAATTTTTATACTTTAGATAAACGTTCGGAAAAACCTCAAAGATATCTTCAAAGTGGTATTGCTCCCGATATTTTTATGAGTTTTAAAGCCGAAAGCACTCTCAACGCGAGTTTAGCATGGGAAGGAAAATTAACAGATGTTAGCGATCTAATCGAGCCAGTTAAAGAATTTTATGACCCTGGCGCACTCGAAACAGCTTACTACTACAATAACGTCAGCAAAAAATGGAGTTACTATGCAGTTCCAGTACACAGAGCTGCACTGCACGTTTATTACTGGAAAGATTTACTAGAAAAAACAGGTCGCACCGCAGCAGATATTCCTCAAGATTGGGATGATTTTTGGCAATTTTGGATAGATGTAGGAAAAGACTTAAACACTAAGCATCAACAAAATATTTTTCCCCTCGGTTTGCCTATGTCTGTGGAAGCGGGAGATACTTATCAAGCCTTTGAGCATATTTTGGAAGCTTACAACGTTAAGTTGCTCGATGAGAATGGTAATTTATTAGTAAACGATCCTCAAGTACGTCAGGGTATTATTCAATGTCTAGATTGGTATACGCAGTTTTATTTACAAGGATATATCCCCAAGGATGCGGTAGATTGGAATAACGCTGCAAACAACCATCAAATACTAAATCGAGAAATACTGACAACTACTAATGCGTCCCTTTCAATTCCTGCTGCATTGCGTCAAGATATTGATGCTTATCGCGATCGGTTAGGTATTGTCGAATTACCAAATAAACCTAACGGCGAACCGATGAATCATATATTTCTGGTAGAGCAAGCAGTAATTTTTGATGATGCAGCACATCCAAAATTAGCCAAAGAATTTCTGGCTTATTTGATACAACCAGAAGTAATGAATACTTTTCTCAAAGAGTCAGGTAGGCACTCTCCAGCACATTCATCAATTATTCAAGATCCTTATTGGACTAATCCTGAAGATCCTCATACTTCGACAGTAACTAAAACTTTAACTAAAAGTAAGATTAAATCGATTTACCCTACTAACAGTCCTGCTTATAGTGTTGTTCTCAAAGAAAATATTTGGGGTCAAAGTCTAGAAAAAATTGTACTTGAAGGTATGACACCAACCCAAGCTGCTGATCGAGCGACCGCTCGAATTGCAGAAATTTTTGAGGAATGGAAATAG
- a CDS encoding extracellular solute-binding protein gives MTKKLLSSFALAMTTIMLVVACNSDTQLQNHEVKTRSLVDPNVLQIWWDKGYIIEEDEAFRKIVSSWQQKSGQKAEIKFYTPDKITQKTRRAIQAGNSPDILFSSRAEYPLLAWQGKLADVSEVVEPVEQLYTDTSRKAAYLYNNVVKRQSYYSVPLHQGTIHIFYWKDLLDRVGKKPSDIPQDWDEFWEFWKTIQQELQKQKQDIYAFGIPYSQKASDTYYLFEQILEAYNVAIFDDRGNLQVDDENVRQSIVDCLKWYTNFYQQGYVPSSALNWLDPDNNREFLNRNVIMTPNPTLSIAIALNENREDFANSLGTMEFPYKPDGNSIRHLVSVRQAVILTEAKNKKLAKDFLSFLIQPEVIGNYLKSAGGRYLPAITAAKQDSFWTDPQNIHVSTATKTLTNGQTRLFYSTQHPAYSMVLEQNIWGEAFNSIIVDKISPEQAADKAIARITEIFEEWDRDS, from the coding sequence ATGACCAAAAAACTTTTAAGTTCTTTTGCTCTAGCAATGACTACCATTATGCTAGTCGTTGCCTGTAACTCCGATACTCAATTGCAGAATCATGAGGTGAAGACGCGATCGCTAGTCGATCCTAATGTGCTTCAAATCTGGTGGGATAAGGGTTATATTATTGAAGAAGACGAAGCATTTAGGAAAATTGTTAGCAGTTGGCAGCAAAAAAGCGGTCAAAAAGCGGAAATCAAATTTTATACTCCTGACAAAATAACGCAAAAAACTCGGAGGGCTATTCAGGCTGGTAACTCTCCTGACATTTTATTTTCTAGTCGTGCTGAATATCCACTACTTGCTTGGCAAGGTAAACTTGCAGACGTTTCTGAAGTAGTTGAACCTGTAGAACAACTTTATACAGATACTTCGAGAAAAGCAGCTTATCTTTACAACAACGTTGTCAAAAGACAAAGCTATTATAGTGTTCCTCTTCATCAAGGTACTATTCATATTTTTTATTGGAAAGACTTGTTAGATCGAGTCGGCAAAAAGCCTAGCGATATTCCTCAAGACTGGGATGAATTTTGGGAATTCTGGAAGACAATACAGCAAGAACTTCAAAAACAAAAGCAAGATATTTATGCCTTTGGCATCCCTTATTCTCAAAAAGCTTCAGATACATATTATTTATTTGAACAGATTTTGGAAGCCTATAATGTAGCAATATTTGACGATCGCGGAAATTTACAAGTTGATGATGAGAATGTACGTCAAAGTATTGTCGATTGTTTGAAATGGTATACCAATTTCTACCAACAAGGTTATGTGCCATCTAGCGCATTAAATTGGTTAGACCCTGACAATAACCGTGAATTTCTTAACCGCAATGTCATAATGACACCCAATCCAACTCTTTCGATTGCTATTGCCTTAAACGAAAATCGAGAAGACTTTGCCAATAGTTTAGGTACTATGGAGTTTCCCTATAAGCCTGATGGAAATTCTATTCGACATCTAGTTTCTGTCAGACAAGCAGTAATTTTAACGGAAGCAAAAAATAAGAAATTAGCTAAAGATTTTCTATCTTTCCTGATTCAACCAGAAGTTATTGGTAATTATCTAAAAAGTGCTGGAGGAAGATACTTACCAGCAATAACAGCAGCAAAACAAGACTCTTTCTGGACAGACCCTCAAAATATTCATGTTTCGACTGCAACGAAGACATTGACTAACGGTCAAACAAGACTGTTTTATTCTACTCAACATCCTGCTTATAGTATGGTCTTAGAACAAAATATTTGGGGAGAGGCTTTTAATAGTATTATTGTGGATAAAATTTCTCCCGAACAAGCTGCCGATAAAGCGATCGCTCGAATTACAGAAATTTTTGAGGAATGGGATAGAGATAGTTGA
- a CDS encoding transposase, with amino-acid sequence MSTPLLYHQLHSQLRQWIIPKDKRHLIGFAENVAAILQSESACLSHWITYLTHRNCQARSQMERLSYFVNNPRITAETFYDPLIKQFLQGWEGSELILTLDTSQFWEEFCLVEVCMAWGGRSFPLAQKVLEHRSAMISYQDYREVLERASSLLPNNSQITLLADRGFEHGELIRWLEEQSWSWAIRAKSDLKITFCDQRSKSVKHLLPPLQQAYLFSQVTVLEDIHCHLATAQVSHAEEPWAVITNTAPCLQTFFLYGQRFGGIEPHFKDYKSSGFSLLRSRLRTPQALQGLLMLLATATIIAISLAVHLLMQGQRSRLDWHSQRGFSFLQLGLRELNRLCYQRLPLPAWIGLPRTHPPSACASRKKREELSTRIEFSKVTVFPYGLR; translated from the coding sequence ATGTCAACCCCTCTTCTCTATCATCAACTTCATAGTCAACTGCGTCAATGGATTATCCCCAAGGATAAACGACATCTCATCGGTTTTGCGGAAAATGTCGCAGCCATCCTGCAATCAGAAAGTGCTTGTCTAAGCCATTGGATTACCTACTTGACTCACCGGAATTGTCAAGCGCGTTCTCAGATGGAACGATTAAGTTACTTTGTAAATAATCCCAGGATTACCGCTGAGACATTTTATGATCCTCTAATCAAGCAATTTCTTCAAGGCTGGGAGGGAAGTGAATTAATCCTGACTTTGGATACAAGCCAGTTCTGGGAAGAATTTTGTCTAGTGGAAGTGTGCATGGCTTGGGGAGGACGCTCTTTTCCCTTGGCTCAAAAGGTGCTGGAACATCGCAGTGCCATGATCAGCTATCAAGATTACCGAGAGGTGCTCGAAAGAGCAAGTTCACTATTACCTAATAACTCTCAGATCACCCTCTTAGCCGACCGAGGCTTTGAACATGGTGAGTTAATCCGTTGGTTGGAGGAACAATCTTGGTCCTGGGCCATTCGGGCGAAATCAGATCTCAAGATTACTTTCTGTGATCAAAGGAGCAAAAGCGTTAAACATTTATTGCCACCGCTACAACAGGCTTATCTTTTCTCCCAGGTTACGGTACTTGAAGATATTCACTGTCATCTAGCTACTGCTCAGGTCTCCCATGCGGAAGAACCCTGGGCTGTCATTACCAATACTGCTCCCTGTTTACAAACCTTCTTTCTTTATGGACAACGCTTTGGTGGGATTGAGCCTCACTTTAAGGATTACAAATCTTCCGGCTTTAGCTTACTCCGTTCCCGTCTCAGAACCCCTCAAGCTCTGCAGGGTTTACTGATGCTTCTAGCTACGGCAACGATTATTGCTATTTCCTTGGCGGTCCACTTGCTGATGCAAGGACAACGTTCTCGTCTTGATTGGCACTCTCAAAGAGGGTTCAGCTTTCTGCAACTCGGTTTACGGGAATTAAATCGACTTTGCTATCAAAGGCTTCCTCTTCCTGCTTGGATCGGGTTGCCACGAACTCATCCGCCATCAGCTTGTGCTTCACGGAAAAAAAGAGAGGAGCTCAGCACTCGCATTGAGTTTTCCAAAGTGACTGTTTTCCCTTATGGACTTCGATGA
- a CDS encoding response regulator, giving the protein MSRELQHKPKADILAIDDTPENLSLLSQMLTEKNYKVRSVTKGSTAIRGAKAVPPDLILLDVKMPEMNGYEVCQQLKADDRTKDIPIIFISALGDVFDKVKAFQIGGVDYITKPFQVEEVLARLDTHLTIRNLQIKLEARNNQLQQEIAEKNAAEDKFAKAFRACPNPIAIATYESGQILEVNERFLQMSGYSASEIIDKTLEQIYSPSALTVYQQALSKSNTQGFVRNLELEFPTKSGPIKTVLLSMELIEIDGTKCTLQILNDITERKRVENEFISLVSHELRTPMTSTIGALDLLNSGQLGTLSDRGKQILQVAIRNSERLIRLVNDILDLERMKSGEIVIEPAECNLKPLLVQATETMQAMATKVEVELVLEPCDVVLSLDSDRLLQTLTNLLSNGIKFTQAGGKVKLKAIVKNNICQILVQDTGRGIPEDKLESIFERFQQVDASDSRSKGGTGLGLAICRHIVEGHNGKIWVESVLGKGSAFYIELPVLMDN; this is encoded by the coding sequence ATGTCTAGAGAACTACAGCACAAACCTAAAGCCGATATCCTTGCCATTGACGATACGCCTGAAAACTTGTCTTTATTGTCTCAAATGTTAACGGAGAAAAATTACAAAGTTCGCAGCGTTACCAAAGGTTCGACAGCTATTCGCGGGGCAAAAGCAGTACCCCCCGACTTAATTCTGCTAGATGTAAAAATGCCCGAAATGAACGGTTATGAGGTCTGTCAGCAACTAAAGGCAGACGATCGCACCAAAGATATTCCGATTATCTTTATCAGTGCCTTGGGAGATGTGTTTGATAAGGTAAAGGCATTTCAGATAGGTGGGGTAGACTATATTACCAAACCGTTTCAGGTAGAGGAGGTATTAGCGAGATTAGACACTCATTTAACCATTCGCAATCTGCAAATTAAGCTAGAAGCGCGAAACAATCAACTACAGCAGGAAATAGCCGAAAAAAACGCAGCCGAAGACAAGTTTGCCAAAGCCTTTCGTGCCTGTCCTAACCCTATTGCGATCGCTACTTACGAATCGGGACAAATACTCGAAGTCAATGAAAGATTTCTCCAAATGAGTGGCTACAGTGCCTCAGAGATCATCGATAAAACTCTCGAACAGATCTATTCACCATCTGCTTTAACCGTATATCAACAAGCACTAAGCAAGTCGAATACTCAAGGTTTTGTTCGCAACCTAGAATTAGAATTTCCCACCAAATCGGGTCCAATCAAAACAGTTTTACTATCAATGGAGTTAATTGAAATAGATGGGACAAAATGCACTCTACAAATACTCAACGATATTACCGAACGCAAACGCGTTGAAAATGAATTTATCTCCTTAGTCAGTCACGAACTTCGCACCCCCATGACTTCAACTATTGGTGCGTTAGATTTATTAAATTCTGGTCAATTAGGAACATTAAGCGATCGCGGAAAACAAATCTTACAGGTAGCCATCCGCAATAGCGAACGTTTAATTCGCTTGGTTAACGATATCCTCGATTTAGAAAGAATGAAGTCAGGTGAAATTGTGATCGAGCCTGCTGAGTGTAACCTCAAACCCCTGTTAGTCCAAGCTACAGAAACCATGCAGGCAATGGCTACTAAAGTAGAAGTTGAATTAGTTTTAGAACCCTGCGATGTAGTTTTAAGCTTAGACAGCGATCGCCTTTTGCAGACATTAACTAACTTACTCAGTAACGGGATTAAATTTACCCAAGCTGGAGGGAAAGTCAAACTAAAAGCCATCGTTAAAAATAATATTTGTCAAATATTAGTCCAAGACACGGGTAGAGGTATTCCCGAAGATAAATTAGAATCTATCTTTGAACGTTTTCAACAGGTAGACGCATCTGATTCCCGCAGCAAAGGCGGAACAGGATTAGGGCTAGCTATATGTCGTCATATTGTTGAAGGACACAACGGCAAAATTTGGGTAGAAAGTGTTTTGGGTAAAGGTAGTGCATTTTATATTGAATTGCCAGTGTTGATGGACAATTAA
- a CDS encoding response regulator has product MSKSILIIDDEEDVKDIAQMGLEMAADWKVITASTGREGLGLAESSQPEVILLDLMMPEWDGKETLKQLKANYNTAAIPVIMMTAKNNSAIASELTELDLAGVITKPFRPLELPDRITNILRTKV; this is encoded by the coding sequence ATGAGTAAAAGTATCCTAATTATTGATGATGAAGAAGATGTTAAAGACATCGCCCAAATGGGATTAGAAATGGCAGCAGATTGGAAGGTGATTACCGCCAGTACGGGTAGAGAAGGCTTAGGTTTAGCAGAAAGTAGTCAACCAGAGGTGATTCTTTTAGATTTAATGATGCCTGAATGGGATGGTAAAGAAACCCTCAAACAACTCAAAGCCAATTACAATACGGCTGCTATTCCCGTAATTATGATGACGGCAAAAAATAATTCGGCGATCGCATCTGAACTAACAGAATTAGATTTGGCAGGAGTAATCACCAAACCTTTTCGCCCTTTAGAATTACCCGATCGAATTACTAATATTTTGAGAACTAAGGTCTGA
- a CDS encoding response regulator, with product MRILVVDDDKILVDVLKRSLSGQRHIVDAAEDGQMGWEYVQTGEYEMVLLDVNMPGLDGVSLCEKMRSEGYATPILLMTAKNASQDRILGLDAGADDYLTKPLDLEELNARVRSLSRRGEVATTNVLDVNGLTLDANSCEVSYQQQPIKLTAKEYSLLEIFLRNPVRVFSRSQILDKLWTFDDPPLEDSVKAHIKGLRKKLKKAGVVDWIENVYGIGYRLNPKVAESEQSKTNNFAPVEQEFNRKMEQMWLKYQAKMSERMKVLQNAVLAVKKTELTTELHHNAERSAHKMAGVLGMFSRDAETDIAREIETLLQDNAQLNLQQQEQFITLVEDLDRLLALDETVSTETTDRTNLLLISDNLQLIEELQYLAKTQRSGWHRSDNVSQAQKWLEHNVPSLVAIDANLTYDRGEYLALVSQLNSLTPPIPSIILSNTNSIEDRLAATRAGASSFLVKPITPQKVWQTISKLIEQDRSTTASILIVDDDVIFLDAIRSILEPWGIRVSTLEQPLRFWEVLQATQPDLIILDVEMPETNGIELCLTLRNDPDWQELPVLFLTARQDAQTIQQIFEMGGDDYISKPIVGAELVARIQNRLDRSRLLQRLATQDRLTGLSNRSQSSRELERHLQQAKDNARPFCLAVLRIKELQKINFKYGYSTGDRILAQWGKVIEAAFRHDEVTSYWGNGDFIVGMPNLDKTQGKRHLAELLSILRKQVFTSPEGERFQVAFNCATAEFLQDCKSLHSLYKACLRP from the coding sequence ATGCGAATTTTAGTAGTAGACGATGACAAAATTTTAGTAGACGTTCTCAAACGTTCTTTATCAGGGCAACGTCATATAGTAGATGCAGCAGAAGATGGACAAATGGGTTGGGAGTACGTGCAAACAGGAGAGTACGAAATGGTTCTGCTAGATGTAAACATGCCAGGATTAGATGGAGTCAGTCTTTGCGAAAAAATGCGTTCTGAAGGCTATGCTACGCCTATTCTTTTAATGACTGCGAAAAATGCCAGCCAGGATCGCATACTTGGATTGGATGCAGGGGCAGATGATTATCTCACTAAGCCTCTAGATTTAGAAGAATTAAACGCCAGAGTGAGGTCATTATCTCGTAGAGGAGAAGTCGCTACTACTAATGTTTTAGATGTCAACGGATTAACTTTAGATGCTAATAGTTGTGAAGTTAGCTATCAACAACAGCCCATAAAACTTACTGCTAAAGAATACAGTTTATTGGAAATCTTTTTACGCAATCCTGTACGAGTATTTAGTCGATCGCAAATTTTAGATAAGCTTTGGACATTTGACGATCCGCCTTTAGAAGACAGCGTTAAGGCACATATCAAAGGACTGCGGAAAAAGCTCAAAAAAGCAGGGGTGGTTGATTGGATCGAAAATGTTTACGGTATTGGTTATCGTCTAAATCCTAAAGTTGCTGAATCCGAACAATCTAAGACTAATAATTTTGCTCCTGTAGAGCAGGAATTTAATCGCAAGATGGAGCAAATGTGGCTTAAATATCAAGCAAAAATGTCTGAGCGGATGAAGGTATTGCAAAATGCCGTACTAGCAGTTAAAAAGACTGAATTAACCACAGAATTACACCACAATGCCGAAAGATCGGCTCATAAAATGGCAGGAGTTTTGGGAATGTTTTCGAGAGATGCAGAGACAGATATTGCCCGTGAAATCGAAACCTTACTGCAAGATAATGCACAATTAAATCTTCAACAGCAAGAACAGTTTATTACTCTCGTAGAAGATCTTGATCGCCTGTTGGCACTAGATGAAACTGTCTCTACTGAAACTACAGATCGAACCAATCTATTATTAATCTCTGACAATTTGCAATTGATTGAGGAATTACAATATTTAGCCAAAACTCAAAGATCGGGCTGGCATAGATCGGATAATGTTTCTCAAGCCCAGAAATGGCTGGAACACAACGTACCTTCCCTAGTAGCGATCGATGCCAATCTAACTTATGATCGAGGAGAATATTTGGCTTTAGTTAGTCAGCTAAATTCTCTAACCCCTCCAATTCCGAGCATAATCTTATCTAATACTAATAGTATAGAAGATCGCCTAGCTGCGACTCGTGCTGGTGCGAGTAGCTTCTTGGTTAAGCCCATTACTCCCCAAAAAGTCTGGCAAACTATTAGTAAGTTAATCGAACAAGATCGATCTACAACTGCATCAATCTTAATTGTCGATGATGATGTTATCTTTTTGGATGCCATACGCTCAATTCTGGAACCGTGGGGAATCAGAGTTAGTACTTTAGAACAGCCTTTACGCTTCTGGGAAGTGTTGCAAGCAACTCAACCCGATTTGATAATTCTAGATGTAGAAATGCCAGAAACCAATGGTATCGAATTATGTCTGACTCTTCGCAACGATCCAGATTGGCAAGAGTTACCCGTATTGTTTCTCACCGCCCGACAGGATGCTCAAACCATTCAACAGATATTTGAAATGGGTGGAGATGACTATATTTCTAAGCCCATAGTTGGTGCTGAATTAGTTGCCAGAATTCAAAACAGATTAGACCGTAGCCGTCTCTTACAACGCCTTGCTACTCAAGATCGCCTAACAGGATTAAGCAACCGCAGCCAAAGCAGTCGTGAATTAGAAAGACACTTACAACAGGCTAAAGATAACGCTCGACCATTTTGTTTGGCTGTGTTGAGAATTAAAGAACTTCAAAAAATTAATTTTAAGTATGGATATTCAACAGGCGATCGCATTTTGGCGCAGTGGGGCAAGGTAATTGAGGCTGCTTTTCGCCATGATGAAGTAACAAGCTATTGGGGCAATGGTGACTTTATTGTTGGGATGCCCAACTTAGATAAAACTCAGGGCAAAAGACACTTAGCAGAATTACTTAGCATTCTCAGAAAACAAGTATTTACTTCTCCTGAAGGAGAAAGGTTTCAAGTCGCCTTTAACTGTGCTACAGCGGAGTTTCTGCAAGATTGTAAAAGCCTACATTCTCTGTATAAAGCTTGCCTCAGACCTTAG